The window AAAAGAACGCAGGGAGCGCCTGCGCAGAGAAGATCAACAGAGGCTGATCAAAATCTGGCAAGAGAGGTTTCCGGTAGGGGCACAAGTAGCTGTATCCGGCCATTATCCGTCGTTCAAGACAATAACTGATATGTATGGGGGAAAAGCGAAAGTCGCCAGGCCGGATGACATTTACTTCCTACGGGGCAAGTTCGGGCGAATCGAAGCTGTGGTTTTCACATCTGGTGTCGGGTTGTGCATCACAGTGAATATGGACAAGCGAATCAAGGAGCTTGGCGGTATCAGGCAGGTGTCGTTCAAACCGGATCAGCTTCGAGTAGTAAGCGAGGATTAGGAATATGAATATCTATCTTGCAGCAAGATACGGCAGGCGTAAAGAGCTGTGTGGCTATGCTGCACAATTGGCATTTGCGGGCCACCACATAACCAGCAGATGGCACTATGGCAAACACGAGATGACTGAGCCTGGCGCAGATCCGCAGCGCTTTGCAATGGAAGACTGCAATGATCTGTGGGCGGCAGATATGGTGATTTCATTTACCGAGGAACCGCGTTCCGGCCATTCTCGCGGTGGTAGGCACGTAGAGTTCGGAATGGCCGTCATACTCGGCAAAAAGCTGTGTGTGGTCGGATATCGCGAGAATATCTTCCACTGCCTGCCGGAAGTCGCGTTTTTCCAGACCTGGAAAGACTGCCTTGAGAGCTTAACGAAGCATCGAGAAACGGCACGGACTGGAGCATGAGACTCTCTGAAACACAACTTGAAGAGATTCAGCAACGCTATGAGCAAGGTGTTCGATGTGGTATATGGACTACCCTCAATTTGTTGTGGCTGATCCACAAAATACCTTTGCTCATAGCCGACCTGTTGGACAAGAATCGACAATATGTGATGTTTGACTAGGCGGAATTCATTATAGCTTTTATGCAGATTCATGGGGAGTAGGCACAAGGATGGCAGAATCGGTTTATCTGGCGGCACGGCGATATGCCGCAGCGGGGCTGTCGGTAATACCTCTAAAATTGGACGGCAGCAAGGCTCCCGCGGTTGCCTGGGATGCCTACAAAACAGAGATAGCCGACGACCGGACACTGCGCGGGTGGTTCTCGCTCGGCAACCACGGCATAGCAATCATCGGCGGCGCGGTATCCGGCAACCTGGAGAGGATTGACTTCGATCTGCCCGGTTCGTGCAAAGCCTGGGCGGATCTGGCCAAGGAATGCGGCTATGGCGAACTCATAGAGTCATTACCGCTTGTCCGCACGCCCAGGTCGAAGCAGTGCTACCACCTCTACTACAGGTGTGAATCTCCGGTCCAGGGGAACCAGCCGCTTGCCCGGTATCTCGACCCTGACGGCAAGGTAAAAGTCGCCATTGAGACAAGAGGGGAAGGGGGCTATACCATAGCTCCCGGTTCTCCTGTCGAAGTCCACCCGACCGGCAATCCCTATATACTCGTGCGCGGCGATCTGTGCGATATTCCGGTTATAAGTGCTGATGACCGTGAGGCTCTGCTTGAGATAGCGCGCTCATTCAACGAGTATAGGCCCGATGACAAGGTGGCTTCAGCGCGACCGGAACCGGAACGTGGAGGCACTCCTGGCGATGATTACAATGCCCGTGGTGACTGGCGGAATGTATTGCAAGGCCAGGGCTGGTCGCTGGTATGGGGCAAGGGTGAAGTCGAATACTGGCGGCGTCCAGGCAAATCCAAGGGTATATCCGCCACGTGGAACTACAAGGACTCTGAGGTATTCTACGTCTTCAGCACGAATGCCCCACCATTTGAGGCAGAGCGGTCGTATACGCCGTTTGGTATCTACACTACGATTTTGCACAGTGGCGACTACTCAGCCGCAGCTAAGGCGCTTTCCGGCGATGGCTACGGCACGCCTACTGCCTCTGCGACGGTTACACATACGCCGCGTCAAGAGGCAAAGCAGGTCAATGACGCTGATCTGGCATTCTTCGCTCAGACTGACCTCGGAAACGCCGAACGCTTCCTGGCCAGACATGGCGGCGATCTGCTTTATTGCCCGTCGTTCGGAAAGTGGTTCGTTTGGGACAAGATGCGATGGGCAGAAGATGAAACCGGAAAGGTCATACAGCGTGCGGCTCTGACAGTTCGCAAAATGCTCGATGAGGCTCAAACACTCGTCGATGAGTCAGCTCAGAAGAGGCTTTTCAAATATGCCCGGGCATCAGAATCAAATAACAAGATATATGCGATGCTCAATCTAGCTCGAGCCTGGCTCGGAATCAGTTCCGATGAATTGGACTCCGATCCGTGGCTACTTAACTGCAAGAACGGTATTCTGGACCTGCGCAATGGCGAGCTGCTCAAGCATCGGCAAGACAACTATATCACGAAGCTAGTGCCCTGGAATTACGATCCTGAAGCCGAATGCCCGGCATGGTTGGGGTTTCTTGATTCGATATTCCAGGGCAATCAGCACATCATCGACTACATCCAGCGCGCCGTGGGATATGCGCTGACCGGCGTGATCCGTGAGCAGTGCCTGTTCTTCCTTTACGGAGTTGGGTCAAACGGCAAGAGCACATTCCTGAATGTTATTCAGGACGTTCTGGGAGACTATGCCAAGGATACGCCGACTGAGTCGTTGATGGTAAAGCAAAACGACGGCATATCCAACGATATCGCCAGACTCAGGGGTGCACGCTTCGTAACTGCTGTAGAGGCCGAGGCTGATAAGCGTATGGCCGAGAGCCTCGTAAAGCGGCTTACCGGCGGCGACACCATCACAGCGCGCTTTATGCGGCAGGAGTTCTTCCAGTTCCGGGGCACGTTCAAGATATTCCTTGCGACCAACCATAAGCCGGGTGTCAGGGGCACTGACGACGGAATCTGGCGGCGTATCAAAATGATTCCGTTCCTTGTCCGTATACCCGACAGCGAGCAGGACGCTACGCTGCCTGACCGCCTGCGGGAAGAAGCCGAGGGTGTTCTTGCCTGGGCCGTGAGAGGCTGCCGGATTTGGCAAAAACAGGGGCTTGGAGAGCCGGAGGAGGTAACAGCCGCGACCGCAGAATATCGCGATGAAATGGACTTCCTGGGGCCGTTTGTCGCCGACCGGTGTATCTTGCAGGCGACTCAATCTGTTAAGGCGAGCGATCTATACAAAGAGTATCTCGACTACTGCGACGTCAACAAAGACAAGCCCCTCAGTAGCACCAAATTCGGGCGCATGATGATGGATAGACCCGGGATTAGAAAACAGCGTCACAGCTCTGGAAATGGTATCGAGTATTGGGGGATTGGGCTAGGAAAGCTAGGAGCTTGCCTAAGTTATGCGGAGCACAATGAATATGACGAAATATAGAAATTGGCAGCAATCAGGCATTGCATTTAGCCGTTTATACCGAGCACTCAGACCCGTAAAAGTCTATAATTGTCTGAATATTGAAGATTCTGACGATACTCGAAACCCTACAGAAACTGTAGGGTTGTCACGCTCAACTGCAGGGTTCTGTAGGGTTGGTGTACTATGATTGTTACTTTTTTATTTAAGCTCAAATATGAGTAATGACGCTGATAATAGTCAAACCCTACAGAACTATACAGACCCTACAGAATGGCAAACATTGTGATCAAATAACTAAATTAACACAGTATATTCTTTATGGCTTTAGAAAAGGAGAACCGGAACCGATGGGACGATACTTAACAGGCTTACAAAAACGCGGATACAGCGTGCATCTATCGAACAGCAGAAAACTGATCGTGTCACCTAAACTGCCCGGCTATCTACACCGGCAGGTAGTCGATGCAAAAGAGAATATCATCGCTGAACTGCTTGATTTGGAGGCTGTTCCAGAAGTGCCGTCTCCCGTTTCCTCAGGCCGATTCGACGGTTTATCAGAGGCAGAGCTGGACGAGATCGGAGCTGCTTATTCAAAGCTATTCCGCCATGCTGCCCTGCGCGGTTACTCAGCTACCCAGTATTGGGAACCGAATGACCGAAAGCCCGCGAGACCCTATGTTTACTTAGACTTCGGCAGGCTTACTCCTGCAGGCAGCAAGCAGCAAAAGCTCTATATCTGGCCGATAGAGGCTGCTGCGGACGGAGTTGACTACTGCTTGATGCTGGATTAGTGGGACTTACAAAACAATACTGGACACCGAAAAAGGAGGAAGAAATGATATCTGCAATCAATGGGGTCGTCATTATGACCGGTCGAGGTAAAACCGGTAAACGACATATCGTAATGCCGGGCGATATAAGCCTCTGCGGCCGGCAGCGCGGCTTTGTAGGCAAGCTGCGGCCACGAGGCGAGACGAAAGACGGACTGATGTGCAAGGTTTGCCTGCGCAAGGAAAGGGAGCTGATCTGATGGCCA of the Armatimonadota bacterium genome contains:
- a CDS encoding phage/plasmid primase, P4 family, whose protein sequence is MAESVYLAARRYAAAGLSVIPLKLDGSKAPAVAWDAYKTEIADDRTLRGWFSLGNHGIAIIGGAVSGNLERIDFDLPGSCKAWADLAKECGYGELIESLPLVRTPRSKQCYHLYYRCESPVQGNQPLARYLDPDGKVKVAIETRGEGGYTIAPGSPVEVHPTGNPYILVRGDLCDIPVISADDREALLEIARSFNEYRPDDKVASARPEPERGGTPGDDYNARGDWRNVLQGQGWSLVWGKGEVEYWRRPGKSKGISATWNYKDSEVFYVFSTNAPPFEAERSYTPFGIYTTILHSGDYSAAAKALSGDGYGTPTASATVTHTPRQEAKQVNDADLAFFAQTDLGNAERFLARHGGDLLYCPSFGKWFVWDKMRWAEDETGKVIQRAALTVRKMLDEAQTLVDESAQKRLFKYARASESNNKIYAMLNLARAWLGISSDELDSDPWLLNCKNGILDLRNGELLKHRQDNYITKLVPWNYDPEAECPAWLGFLDSIFQGNQHIIDYIQRAVGYALTGVIREQCLFFLYGVGSNGKSTFLNVIQDVLGDYAKDTPTESLMVKQNDGISNDIARLRGARFVTAVEAEADKRMAESLVKRLTGGDTITARFMRQEFFQFRGTFKIFLATNHKPGVRGTDDGIWRRIKMIPFLVRIPDSEQDATLPDRLREEAEGVLAWAVRGCRIWQKQGLGEPEEVTAATAEYRDEMDFLGPFVADRCILQATQSVKASDLYKEYLDYCDVNKDKPLSSTKFGRMMMDRPGIRKQRHSSGNGIEYWGIGLGKLGACLSYAEHNEYDEI